In a single window of the Arachis hypogaea cultivar Tifrunner chromosome 6, arahy.Tifrunner.gnm2.J5K5, whole genome shotgun sequence genome:
- the LOC112805406 gene encoding serine/threonine-protein phosphatase 7 long form homolog — MIRGFHPLLAALVEKWRPETHTFVLPVGEVTVTLEDVAHIFRLPIDGEPVSGWTDSSSDFVQSQSMPIFECQPVLSRNSKSYIKLGWVRSIRDEEPLDTEESIMRYVRCQIFCLLGSTVFTDKSTAYAHAKYLPLLRDFERIHTYSWGSACLAHLYRALCRASRYDTKEMDGPLNLLFVWAWERMPCIAPVPRHILPLAEIPVAMRWSHSERSAAWLEKTVETFRHDIDYMQEFEWWPYEGMIVPGELHVHLDVCDIVAPLLSFECIEWHPADRVMRQFGFTHPLPPPPPRARIPRVIPLDQHCMALRGVQLYDWTVLHGSWIEEWGNR; from the exons ATGATAAGAGGATTTCACCCGTTGTTAGCTGCTCTGGTTGAAAAGTGGAGGCCGGAGACTCACACTTTTGTGTTGCCGGTGGGTGAGGTTACAGTGACATTGGAAGATGTCGCACATATATTTAGGTTACCAATTGATGGAGAGCCTGTGAGTGGATGGACTGATAGTAGTAGTGATTTCGTTCAGAGTCAGAGCATGCCAATATTCGAATGTCAACCGGTGCTCAGTCGTAATTCGAAATCCTATATAAAGCTTGGTTGGGTTCGAAGTATCAGAGATGAAGAGCCGTTGGATACTGAAGAGTCCATAATGAGATACGTGAGATGTCAGATTTTCTGTCTGTTAGGGTCGACCGTATTCACAGATAAGTCGACCGCATACGCCCATGCGAAGTATCTACCGTTGCTTCGCGATTTCGAGCGGATCCATACTTATAGTTGGGGTTCAGCATGTCTTGCACATCTTTACAGAGCACTATGCCGTGCATCACGATATGATACGAAGGAGATGGATGGCCCTCTTAATCTGTTGTTTGTTTGGGCGTGGGAGCGAATGCCGTGTATTGCGCCTGTACCGAGACATATCCTTCCACTTGCTGAGATACCAGTTGCCATGAG GTGGAGTCATTCGGAACGGAGCGCAGCATGGTTAGAGAAGACCGTTGAGACATTTAGGCATGACATAGACTACATGCAGGAG TTTGAGTGGTGGCCGTACGAAGGAATGATCGTACCCGGCGAGTTACATGTACATCTTGATGTGTGTGATATCGTTGCTCCGTTGTTGTCATTCGAGTGTATCGAGTGGCACCCTGCGGACCGAGTTATGCGTCAGTTTGGGTTCACacaccccctcccccccccccccccccgcgcgCGAATACCAAGGGTCATTCCACTGGACCAGCATTGCATGGCTCTTCGCGGAGTGCAGCTTTATGACTGGACAGTTTTGCATGGGAGTTGGATAGAGGAGTGGGGCAATAGGTGA
- the LOC112696366 gene encoding indole-3-acetic acid-induced protein ARG7: protein MSSKCSKIRHIVRLRQMLRRWRIKARMSSAANNRSSSSPPSDVPAGHVAVCVGINCTRFVVRATHLNHPVFQKLLVQAEEEYGFANHGPLAIPCDEALFEDVIRFISRSESGSGSNRFLNLDDSQRHCHVGIRNNLDFWKQESRPLLHGFTDKTIW, encoded by the coding sequence atgtcGTCGAAATGCAGCAAGATTCGCCACATTGTGAGGCTTCGTCAGATGCTGCGTCGCTGGCGCATCAAGGCGCGCATGTCCTCCGCTGCTAATAACCGCTCAAGCTCTTCTCCGCCGTCTGATGTTCCCGCTGGACACGTGGCGGTCTGCGTCGGCATCAACTGCACCAGATTCGTTGTGCGAGCTACTCACCTCAACCACCCTGTGTTCCAGAAGCTTCTAGTTCAGGCGGAAGAAGAGTACGGCTTCGCCAACCACGGTCCTTTGGCTATTCCCTGCGACGAAGCACTCTTTGAAGATGTTATCCGGTTCATTTCCCGCTCTGAGTCTGGATCCGGTTCGAACCGATTCTTGAACCTTGATGACTCTCAGAGACACTGCCACGTCGGAATCAGGAACAACCTTGATTTCTGGAAGCAGGAATCTCGACCGCTGCTCCACGGCTTCACTGACAAGACCATTTGGTAG